A segment of the Ammospiza caudacuta isolate bAmmCau1 chromosome 2, bAmmCau1.pri, whole genome shotgun sequence genome:
CTTCCTGCAGGCCCTGGCCGGTGCGGGCGCTGCAGCCCCGGAGCATCCAGCGGTGCCTGGCCAGCCCCCCCAGCCGCAGCATCTCCCcgagctgggcaggagccagcGCTCCCGGCACGTCCTGCTTgttggccaggagcagcacggGGGTGCCAGCCATGCCGGGGTGCCTCAGGGCCTCCTCCAGCGCTGCCATGGCTTCGGCCAGCCGGGCCGTGTCCGTGCTGTCCAGCACGAAGATGAGGGTGTTGATGTCCTCCAGGTAGTTGGGCCAGCTGGCCCGCAGGCTGTCTTGTCCCCCCACATCCCAGAGGGTGAAGGAAATGCCACAGGGAGTTCTCAGAGACTCCACGTTGAATCCCACCGTGGGGCAGGTCTCCACAGCCTGGCCGCTCTTCAGTTTGTACAGAAGGGTGGATTTGCCAGCGAAGTCGAGCCCCAGCATGATAACTCGAGCATCTCTTTTCCTCCAGCCTTTGGAGATCAGCTTCCCCATCAAGATACTGCCGGTGCGGGGGGAAATGcagccaaaaagaaaaaaacaaacaagcgTATTTCCTCGGTGATGTCAGTCATTAGCagagggctcagccctgcctctcCGAAGGAGCACCCGAGGTTTGCTGAAGAAAGGCGCGGGCAGCGGCTTTTGCTTCTCTCGGTAGCTCAGATGAGGTGGCAGCGAGTGTTTGCGAggtgtgcagcagagccagggagcgCTGCTCAcatcagcagctcccacagccccgcTCCGCTGCTGCTCACTCCTTTCCATTCAGGACCCGAAGGGATTGGTGCGAACGAGAGCTAACATTTTGCAGGAAGAGGTGGGGAGACTCTGCAGTGTTTCCTCCTCACCACATACATACATAAATGAGCTTCTGTTGATTGGCTTGTCTAGCAGAAATCCACCCCCGGCaggacaggacaaggaggaacCCGGGCTTCAGACCAGGGTTGCTCCAGGAATTTGCTGAATCACAGCT
Coding sequences within it:
- the ARL11 gene encoding ADP-ribosylation factor-like protein 11; this translates as MGKLISKGWRKRDARVIMLGLDFAGKSTLLYKLKSGQAVETCPTVGFNVESLRTPCGISFTLWDVGGQDSLRASWPNYLEDINTLIFVLDSTDTARLAEAMAALEEALRHPGMAGTPVLLLANKQDVPGALAPAQLGEMLRLGGLARHRWMLRGCSARTGQGLQEVLAILGMLLRGSGHSSLSQEQLITELAERRQAPEQT